CGGCCACCAGCCGCAGCTGCTCACCTCGTGCGAGTAGCCCTCGCGCGTGATCTTGTCGGCGGTCGCGGATAGTTTGGTGTTGCGACGGCCGTTGAACCGCGTGACGGCCAAATCGAAGCTTCCCCAGAAAAAGTGTACCGGGCTCGCCTTGCCGATGAACCGAGCCCGAAACTCCTTGAAGACTGCGTCCGCGCGCAACAGAATGCGCCACCATCGATGTGCGCTCGCTGCGTCGTACGCCGCGTGTCGATGGTCCGCTGTGAACCGGATCGGCGCCGGGACCTCCACGGGCATGGTCCAGATTCTCACATCGATCGCAAGTCTTTGCAGCGTCTCCATCACGTCGCGATAGAAGTCGGCGACCGATCGAGGGCGGAGCCCGACCGTTTCGGTCCGGCCTTCGGCCGTTTGGAAGGTCAACACATGATCGATGAAGTCGAACGTCGCATCGAAGGCGCGGTCGCCGAACGGGATCGGCGTGGTGGTCAGACCACGAGACGTCAGGTAGAAGGGCGCCTCCCACCAATGATTGAGGTGCGGCGTGAGTTTGAGCCGGATCTTTCCCACGATCTGCGTCCACATGTGGAGCGTCTCGTACGTCTCTTTCCAGTTTTCCAGCGGCAGCGGAGGCCACGCCTCAGAGTTACGCATATCGAGCTCCATCAAACAGAGGGGCGCGCTTCCAGGTGCGGAAGGTTGAAATCCCTGATATCCACGAGCTCAAACTCGGCGTCGCTGCACTTCATTGCAATTTCGTGCACCCACTTCGCCACCGGTTCACCTTTCCGGCCCGGGCGCGAGCTTCCGAGGACGATCGCTACCCTCAGCATGGTGACCTCCCGCTCAGACGCGCCATATGTGTAGTTGACGCCGGCGACCTCTTGGGTCTTACCGCACCTGACGAAACGCCTTGCGCAATTCGGTAACGAACAGCTCGGGCTGCTCGAGCGCGGCAAAGTGACCGCCTTTCGGGACATCGTTCCAGTAGAAGAGCTTGGAGTAGGTTCGCTCTCCCCACACCCTCGGTGGCGTGAACATGTCTCTCTTGAAGATGCTGACGGCAACGGGCAGCTCTAGCGGCATTCGGGCGAAATCCTTTCTGAAACTCTCGTAGTACAGCCGCGCCGAAGATGCGGCGGTGTCGGTCAACCAATAGAGCGTGATATCGTTCAACATATGGTCGACGGAGATGGCCTCCGCGGGATCACCTTTGTTGTCGCTCCATCCCTGAAACTTCTCGTAGATCCACACTGCCTGCCCAACCGGCGAGTCGGCAAGACCGTACCCGAGCGTCTGTGGACGAGTCCCCTGTATAGCCGCATAGCCAGAGGCATCCGTCGAGTATCTTTCGAGCTGAGCAAGTGCCGCCTGCTCTTCGATTGTATAACCCCCCGGTGGTGGTGGAGGAGGCGGAAAGAGGATCGGAAGATTCAGGTGAACCGCGATGAGCCCAGAGGGATGTTGCTTGGCCATCCAACTCGAAACGCCCGCGCCCCAATCCCCGCCTTGCGCGACATAGCGGCTGTATCCTAGGCGCTTCATCAGCTGTGCCCAAGCATTGGCAATGCGCGGAAGACGCCATCCAGGTTCGGTCGGTTTGTCTGAGAACCCAAACCCAGGAAGCGAGGGGATGACGACGTGAAAGGCATCCTCGATCGTACCGCCGTAGGCGGTTGGGTCCACCAACGGACTGATGACCTGAAGAAATTCCACAACCGATCCTGGCCAACCGTGAGTCAGAATGATCGGCAGGGCGTGCTTGTGC
Above is a window of bacterium DNA encoding:
- a CDS encoding DUF5996 family protein, giving the protein MRNSEAWPPLPLENWKETYETLHMWTQIVGKIRLKLTPHLNHWWEAPFYLTSRGLTTTPIPFGDRAFDATFDFIDHVLTFQTAEGRTETVGLRPRSVADFYRDVMETLQRLAIDVRIWTMPVEVPAPIRFTADHRHAAYDAASAHRWWRILLRADAVFKEFRARFIGKASPVHFFWGSFDLAVTRFNGRRNTKLSATADKITREGYSHEVSSCGWWPGSGSLTAPAFYSYAAPEPDGFKDAWVAAPAYYSEEFNNFLLPYDAVRSATDPETMVLEFLQSTYEAAAALGRWDRENLELR
- a CDS encoding epoxide hydrolase, with protein sequence MSVQATVGSASPVVPPPATADVVPFKVHVPQAALDDLKKRLGATRWPEKETVTDWSQGVPLAKARALVEYWRAQYNWRRVEGVLNSLPQFRTRIDGLGIHFIHVPSKHKHALPIILTHGWPGSVVEFLQVISPLVDPTAYGGTIEDAFHVVIPSLPGFGFSDKPTEPGWRLPRIANAWAQLMKRLGYSRYVAQGGDWGAGVSSWMAKQHPSGLIAVHLNLPILFPPPPPPPGGYTIEEQAALAQLERYSTDASGYAAIQGTRPQTLGYGLADSPVGQAVWIYEKFQGWSDNKGDPAEAISVDHMLNDITLYWLTDTAASSARLYYESFRKDFARMPLELPVAVSIFKRDMFTPPRVWGERTYSKLFYWNDVPKGGHFAALEQPELFVTELRKAFRQVR